Proteins from a single region of Manis javanica isolate MJ-LG chromosome 5, MJ_LKY, whole genome shotgun sequence:
- the C5H20orf202 gene encoding uncharacterized protein C20orf202 homolog, translating to METAEEPALNLRQTLEWLRKELGEMQVQDQTLLLTLRHLHSVLEELRAERAHWEDARSPEGTSPIRARAGSEGTGHQPTCSRGLAQLLQEGDSRRSSLP from the exons ATGGAAACAGCAGAAGAGCCAGCCCTGAATCTTAGGCAGACCCTGGAGTGGCTGAGAAAAGAGCTG GGTGAAATGCAGGTCCAAGACCAGACACTCCTGCTCACGCTGAGGCATCTGCACAGTGTCCTGGAGGAACTGCGTGCTGAGAGGGCCCACTGGGAGGATGCCAGGTCCCCTGAAGGGACATCCCCCATCAGAGCTCGAGCAGGCTCAGAAGGCACAGGCCACCAGCCCACCTGCTCTAGGGGGctggcccagctcctccaagaggGAGACAGCAGACGAAGCTCCCTCCCTTAA